From the Chiroxiphia lanceolata isolate bChiLan1 chromosome Z, bChiLan1.pri, whole genome shotgun sequence genome, one window contains:
- the CER1 gene encoding cerberus, producing the protein MSVLLLQLLVLSCLGSTEPQGNSQRRKSRKPFQHFLYPDKNLKSQSFRELVGENPVAVEDKLEVPSFFVAIPQTASESEKKEEKKMSRFILPNAELYAGQGLRTWAAPREISPAENFSPPHYSSKRESESPYRKDAKKFWDHFILKKNSASEEVVLPIKTNEMHQENCRTLPFAQGVTHNSCEKVTVQNNLCFGKCSSFHVPGPEDHLYTFCSHCLPSKFSMKRLNLNCTGSVPVVKEIMIVEECKCETRKIKDAATGSQLSNLHANVHEHN; encoded by the exons ATGTCAGTGCTTCTCCTTCAGCTGTTAGTGCTCTCATGTCTTGGATCCACAGAGCCACAGGGAAATTCACAGcgaaggaaaagcagaaagccaTTTCAGCACTTTTTGTATCCAGACAAAAATCTTAAAAGTCAGAGTTTTCGTGAGCTGGTAGGTGAGAACCCAGTAGCTGTTGAGGACAAGCTGGAAGTACCAAGCTTTTTTGTAGCAATTCCACAGACAGCATCTGAAagtgagaagaaagaggagaaaaaaatgtcaagatTCATCCTTCCCAATGCAGAACTTTATGCAGGCCAAGGCCTGAGAACCTGGGCAGCACCCAGAGAGATCTCTCCTGCGGAAAACTTCTCTCCACCCCATTATTCCAGCAAGAGGGAGTCTGAGTCTCCCTACAGAAAAGATGCCAAGAAATTCTGGGACCACTTcatcttaaagaaaaattcagcatCTGAAGAGGTTGTCCTGCCAATCAAGACCAATGAAATGCATCAAGAAAACTGCAGAACCCTGCCTTTCGCCCAG GGTGTTACTCATAACAGCTGTGAGAAGGTGACAGTACAGAATAAtctgtgttttggaaaatgtAGTTCCTTTCATGTTCCTGGTCCAGAAGATCATCTTTATACCTTCTGTTCTCATTGCTTGCCCAGTAAGTTCTCCATGAAGCGCCTGAATCTCAACTGCACTGGTTCTGTCCCAGTGGTCAAAGAAATCATGATTGTAGAAGAGTGTAAATGTGAGACTCGGAAGATTAAAGATGCTGCGACTGGATCTCAACTGTCAAACTTACATGCAAATGTACATGAGCACAATTAA